The following coding sequences are from one Halobaculum magnesiiphilum window:
- a CDS encoding type II toxin-antitoxin system death-on-curing family toxin, with translation MTDDLAYPSAELILDLHEQIVAEGDTTEPGVRSEDAIASALQYISEGYFGEVPETIHHKAVHLMRLLVAEHPFVDGNKRTALRTVVVFYMMNGYTFDYGDEIRALLHRFATDEAAVDTDTAVIYFRACARRN, from the coding sequence GTGACCGACGATCTCGCGTATCCTTCTGCCGAACTCATTCTAGATCTCCACGAACAAATCGTGGCAGAAGGCGACACTACAGAGCCAGGCGTTCGGTCAGAAGACGCGATTGCATCCGCGCTGCAGTACATCTCGGAGGGGTACTTCGGCGAAGTACCCGAGACAATTCACCACAAAGCAGTCCATCTGATGCGGCTTCTCGTGGCGGAGCATCCATTCGTCGACGGGAACAAGCGAACAGCGCTCCGAACAGTCGTCGTCTTCTATATGATGAACGGGTACACATTTGACTACGGTGATGAAATTCGCGCGCTCTTGCACCGGTTTGCGACCGACGAAGCTGCGGTCGACACGGACACTGCGGTCATCTACTTCCGCGCATGCGCCCGTCGCAACTGA